A genome region from Gigantopelta aegis isolate Gae_Host chromosome 3, Gae_host_genome, whole genome shotgun sequence includes the following:
- the LOC121368770 gene encoding uncharacterized protein LOC121368770, with the protein MWAGIHDIRQNNLMFIIHGNLNAQYYSDEIITPVVIPFMQQHPGVLFQQDNARQHSRRLTTDVFRGTILPDFFPIVKVWNLLGCRVQENHADIRNVNNRKHALTREWISITVPEIHRLIRSMTRRCTAVTMQCPRCSDTLGLLTIF; encoded by the coding sequence atgtgggcaGGAATTCATGACATCAGACAAAACAACCTCATGTTCATCATTCATGGGAATCTGAATGCTCAGTATTACAGTGACGAAATCATCACACCAGTTGTCATTCCGTTCATGCAGCAGCATCCAGGAGTtttgtttcaacaggacaatgcacGCCAGCATTCAAGAAGACTAACGACTGACGTCTTCAGAGGAACAATATTGCCTGACTTCTTCCCGATTGTGAAGGTGTGGAATTTGTTGGGTTGTAGGGTGCAGGAGAACCACGCGGATATTCGAAACGTCAACAACCGTAAACATGCTTTAACTCGTGAGTGGATCTCTATCACAGTTCCAGAGATCCACCGTCTCATCAGAAGCATGACCCGACGTTGTACCGCTGTCACAATGCAATGTCCAAGGTGCTCAGACACATTAGGCCTACTGACAATTTTCTGA
- the LOC121391603 gene encoding homeobox protein prophet of Pit-1-like — MIQVLQSGFSEYDENVDTSNTSSNSDASETCSSIRLSPPVTYRRPVIIEDSPSLVHKAIISDNECDSQKKKGRISYSLVQVRRLESVLTKTPYPDIETLEALSQEFGIPQQRIKVWFQNKRARRKRLLPSIHRAYPFVPFHPATSIGPSASPYSFMSPASVIPHPPFYHGLSGSGSTSMMPSGYLFPVFPQLYQ; from the exons atgatacaaGTACTTCagtcgggatttagtgagtacg ACGAAAACGTGGACACCAGTAACACCAGTTCCAACAGTGATGCCTCTGAGACCTGTTCATCCATTAGACTTAGTCCACCTGTAACCTATAGAAGACCCGTCATCATAGAAGACTCACCTTCGTTGGTGCACAAAGCAATAATATCTGACAATGAATGCGACAGTCAGAAAAAGAAAGGTCGCATAAGCTACTCACTAGTTCAAGTCCGAAGACTGGAGTCAGTACTGACTAAGACACCGTACCCGGATATCGAGACTTTGGAGGCTTTGTCACAGGAATTTGGGATACCCCAGCAGAGAATTAAG GTTTGGTTTCAAAACAAGCGTGCTCGCCGGAAACGTCTATTACCCAGCATTCACCGGGCCTACCCATTTGTTCCTTTCCATCCAGCAACATCTATCGGGCCATCTGCTTCACCGTATAGTTTTATGTCTCCTGCATCAGTCATCCCACATCCACCCTTCTACCATGGACTTTCTGGATCTGGTTCTACGTCCATGATGCCCAGCGGTTATCTGTTCCCTGTGTTTCCACAACTATACCAATAG